The following are encoded in a window of Bradyrhizobium sp. WBOS07 genomic DNA:
- a CDS encoding SRPBCC family protein has protein sequence MASIHNDIPLPAAANDVWDAVRDFGALHERLVPGFVTACTLDGDARIVTFANGSVAREVLVDCDDARRRLVYAISNERLKHYSAAVQVIADGERRCRLVWTIDMLPNELAAYVQEQTKDAVIALHKAFPAAAA, from the coding sequence ATGGCCTCCATCCACAACGATATCCCCCTACCCGCCGCGGCGAACGACGTCTGGGACGCGGTGCGCGATTTCGGCGCGCTGCATGAACGGCTGGTGCCCGGCTTCGTCACCGCCTGCACGCTCGACGGCGATGCGCGCATCGTCACCTTCGCCAACGGTTCGGTGGCACGCGAGGTGCTGGTCGATTGCGACGATGCGCGCCGGCGTCTCGTCTACGCCATCAGCAACGAACGGCTGAAGCACTACAGCGCCGCGGTGCAGGTGATCGCCGACGGCGAGCGGAGATGTCGCCTGGTGTGGACCATCGACATGCTGCCGAACGAGCTTGCAGCTTACGTCCAGGAACAGACCAAAGACGCCGTCATCGCCCTGCACAAGGCGTTTCCGGCTGCCGCGGCCTGA
- a CDS encoding PAS domain S-box protein — protein MTNPSELDARIAEGVADALIYSDRSGTIMRWNGAAAALFGFSAAEALGQNLDLIIPEHLRAAHWKGFEAALASGSMKLAGKPTLTRALHKSGRKLHIEMTFALVRDSAGNVLGSVAMARDVTERVERERAAKAPPQTS, from the coding sequence ATGACCAATCCATCCGAACTCGATGCAAGGATCGCCGAAGGCGTCGCGGATGCGCTGATCTATTCGGATCGCTCGGGAACGATCATGCGCTGGAACGGTGCCGCGGCGGCCCTGTTCGGCTTCTCCGCTGCGGAAGCGCTCGGCCAGAATCTCGACCTGATCATTCCCGAGCATTTGCGCGCCGCGCACTGGAAGGGCTTCGAGGCCGCGCTCGCCAGCGGCAGCATGAAGCTTGCGGGCAAGCCGACGCTGACCCGCGCGCTGCACAAGAGCGGACGCAAGCTCCACATCGAGATGACGTTCGCCCTGGTGCGGGATTCCGCCGGCAACGTCCTCGGATCCGTGGCGATGGCGCGCGATGTCACCGAACGGGTCGAGCGTGAGCGCGCGGCCAAGGCGCCGCCGCAAACTTCGTGA
- a CDS encoding methylated-DNA--[protein]-cysteine S-methyltransferase → MVGRGYSIFDTAIGRCGIIWSGTGVVAVQLPEAREIDTRRRIFQVHPEAREQRPCENAELAIEGITALLQGRDPDFSEVSLDAGGVPGFNRRVYEFACSIPRGETRTYHEVAKALGASGAAHSVAQAIAKNPYMLIVPCHRVLEAGNYTDRLSPYGGVISKRRLLALEGAHPVASKTLFEVLLPVAPPRPST, encoded by the coding sequence ATGGTGGGGCGCGGCTATTCCATATTCGACACGGCCATAGGCCGCTGCGGCATCATCTGGAGCGGCACCGGCGTCGTCGCCGTGCAATTGCCGGAGGCGCGGGAGATCGACACCCGCCGCCGGATCTTTCAGGTCCATCCCGAGGCGCGCGAGCAGCGGCCGTGCGAAAATGCCGAGCTTGCGATCGAGGGCATCACGGCCCTGCTGCAGGGCCGCGATCCCGATTTTTCCGAGGTCAGCCTGGATGCCGGCGGCGTGCCCGGCTTCAACCGGCGCGTCTATGAGTTCGCCTGCTCGATTCCGCGCGGCGAGACACGCACCTATCACGAGGTTGCCAAGGCGCTGGGCGCCTCAGGCGCGGCGCATTCGGTGGCGCAGGCGATCGCCAAAAATCCCTACATGCTGATCGTGCCCTGCCACCGGGTGCTGGAGGCCGGCAATTACACCGACCGGCTCTCGCCCTATGGCGGGGTGATCTCCAAGCGGCGGCTGCTGGCGCTGGAGGGCGCCCACCCCGTCGCCAGCAAGACGCTGTTCGAGGTGCTGCTGCCCGTTGCTCCGCCGAGGCCGTCCACCTAG
- a CDS encoding VOC family protein codes for MYDHIGLRVADLDAATRFYTAVLAPLGYVLCSSGDGYAGFGPKDAPALWLHLNKGRKADGAHIAFRAGSHDAVKAFHSEGLKSGGRDNGGAGPRKDYSPTYYAAFLIDPDGNNVEAVCS; via the coding sequence ATGTACGACCACATCGGACTTCGCGTTGCCGACCTCGACGCCGCGACGCGCTTCTACACCGCGGTGCTGGCGCCGCTCGGCTACGTGCTGTGCTCCAGCGGCGACGGCTATGCCGGCTTCGGGCCGAAGGACGCGCCGGCGCTGTGGCTGCACCTGAACAAGGGCCGCAAGGCTGACGGCGCGCACATCGCGTTTCGCGCCGGCAGCCATGACGCGGTCAAGGCGTTCCACAGCGAAGGGCTGAAGAGCGGCGGCCGCGACAATGGCGGCGCCGGACCGCGCAAGGATTACAGCCCGACCTATTACGCGGCCTTCCTGATCGATCCTGATGGCAACAATGTCGAGGCGGTTTGTAGCTAA
- a CDS encoding MATE family efflux transporter: MSDIAEIPVDEQERPLPPPVRSALVDGPILRTLLGLAWPNAIALSAGTCTVIAETSYIGRLGVEALAAMALVFPAIILTMTMSGGAMGGAVASAIARALGAGDRERAGTLAAHAMLIGICFGLVFMLGMLIFGPKVLEMLGGRGDVLTHAVAYTQVFFGGAVLPWLLNTMAGVLRGTGNMKLPSFLIINSAAWQIVLGGTLGLGLGPVPQFGMHGVAAGALIAYSMNICIMGWYLFSGRARVTPKLRGLRIQWAMFFDILKVGAIACFSPLQSVLTISIFTHMLAQFGTTILAGYGIGARLEFLLTSIAFSFGIACVPMVGMAIGAGNIARARRIAWIASAAAFVAVGAPACVVAMFPDLWIDIFTDSAEVRAASHQYLSTVGPFYAFFGIATVMYFSSQGAAKVIGPVLAQTARLVYISAVGWWLSTHEATAQSFFWLAASSMVVLGLLSSSSVVLTRWGPRGSKPAIRPALSGASD, from the coding sequence ATGTCCGACATCGCCGAGATCCCGGTCGATGAGCAAGAGCGTCCGCTGCCGCCGCCGGTGCGAAGCGCGCTTGTAGACGGGCCGATCTTGCGCACGCTGCTCGGCCTTGCCTGGCCCAACGCGATCGCGCTGTCGGCCGGCACCTGCACGGTGATCGCGGAAACCTCCTATATCGGCCGGCTCGGCGTCGAGGCGCTGGCGGCGATGGCGCTGGTGTTCCCGGCCATCATCCTGACCATGACGATGTCGGGCGGCGCCATGGGCGGTGCGGTGGCGTCCGCCATCGCACGCGCGCTCGGTGCCGGCGATCGCGAGCGCGCCGGCACGCTCGCCGCGCATGCGATGCTGATCGGCATCTGCTTCGGCCTCGTCTTCATGCTGGGCATGCTGATCTTCGGCCCGAAAGTGCTGGAGATGCTCGGCGGCCGCGGCGATGTGCTGACCCATGCGGTCGCCTACACGCAGGTGTTTTTCGGCGGCGCCGTGCTGCCCTGGCTGCTCAACACCATGGCCGGCGTGCTGCGCGGCACCGGCAACATGAAGCTGCCCTCGTTCCTGATCATCAACTCCGCGGCCTGGCAGATCGTGCTCGGCGGCACGCTCGGCCTCGGGCTCGGGCCGGTGCCGCAGTTCGGCATGCACGGCGTCGCGGCCGGTGCGCTGATCGCCTATTCCATGAACATCTGCATCATGGGCTGGTACCTGTTCTCCGGCCGCGCGCGCGTCACACCGAAGCTGCGCGGCCTGCGCATCCAATGGGCGATGTTTTTCGACATCCTCAAGGTCGGCGCCATCGCCTGCTTCTCGCCGCTGCAATCGGTGCTGACGATCTCGATCTTCACGCACATGCTGGCGCAGTTCGGCACCACGATCCTCGCCGGCTACGGCATCGGTGCGCGGCTCGAATTCCTGCTGACCTCGATCGCGTTCTCGTTCGGCATCGCCTGCGTGCCGATGGTCGGGATGGCGATCGGCGCAGGCAACATCGCGCGCGCCCGGCGCATCGCCTGGATCGCCAGTGCGGCTGCCTTCGTCGCCGTCGGCGCACCGGCCTGCGTCGTTGCGATGTTCCCCGACCTCTGGATCGACATCTTCACCGACAGCGCGGAAGTGCGCGCGGCGAGCCATCAATATCTCTCGACGGTCGGACCGTTCTACGCCTTTTTCGGCATCGCCACGGTGATGTACTTCTCCTCGCAGGGCGCGGCCAAGGTGATCGGGCCGGTGCTGGCGCAGACGGCGCGGCTGGTCTACATCTCGGCCGTCGGCTGGTGGCTGTCGACCCATGAGGCCACCGCGCAGAGCTTTTTCTGGCTGGCCGCGAGCTCGATGGTCGTGCTCGGCCTGCTCTCATCCTCCAGCGTCGTGCTGACGCGCTGGGGACCGCGCGGCAGCAAGCCTGCGATCAGGCCAGCGCTGTCGGGTGCGTCCGACTAG
- a CDS encoding type II toxin-antitoxin system HicA family toxin: MTVPVHAGRDLKPGTLRSIIRQTGLTVEEFTELL, encoded by the coding sequence GTGACTGTTCCGGTTCATGCCGGGCGAGACTTGAAACCCGGCACGCTGCGCTCGATCATTCGACAGACCGGCCTGACCGTGGAGGAGTTCACAGAACTTCTGTAG
- a CDS encoding type II toxin-antitoxin system HicB family antitoxin has product MAASYSYSVILEPQEGGGFTVLVPALPEVVTEGDTEQEALANAEEAIRAILEYRREQGMAPPSDAHPEIRHVTVAA; this is encoded by the coding sequence ATGGCGGCAAGCTACAGCTATTCCGTCATTCTTGAGCCCCAGGAGGGCGGTGGCTTTACCGTGCTTGTCCCGGCCTTGCCCGAGGTCGTGACCGAGGGCGATACCGAACAGGAAGCGCTCGCCAATGCCGAGGAGGCAATCCGTGCAATCCTGGAATATCGACGGGAACAGGGAATGGCGCCTCCGTCCGATGCTCATCCCGAGATTCGCCACGTAACGGTGGCCGCCTGA
- a CDS encoding helix-turn-helix transcriptional regulator: MDATTLLTTQSITVCEFRCDAGPDDTPFAECRTGHSIAYVRSGSFGCNCRAGFFELVAGSMLVGAPGEEYTCTHEHVSGDVCLSFFLSDDMVDGLNGRREVWQIGATPPLPELMVLGELAQTAADGNSDIGLDEVGQILAGRFVEIVSGRPRKPATPNARDRRRAVEAALWIDDNSHQEIDLEQAARQAGLSPFHFLRLFSSVLGVTPHQYLVRSRLRHAARLLADDDIAVTDVAYDVGFGDLSNFVRTFHRAAGVSPTRFRQASKGMRKILQEQLALH; the protein is encoded by the coding sequence ATGGACGCGACTACATTGCTGACGACACAATCGATCACGGTCTGCGAGTTTCGCTGCGATGCGGGACCGGACGATACACCGTTTGCCGAATGCCGCACCGGGCATTCCATCGCCTATGTCCGCTCGGGCAGCTTCGGCTGCAATTGTCGCGCCGGGTTCTTCGAGCTGGTGGCGGGCTCGATGCTGGTCGGCGCGCCCGGCGAGGAATACACCTGCACCCATGAGCATGTCAGCGGCGACGTCTGCCTGTCGTTCTTCCTCAGCGACGACATGGTCGATGGCCTCAATGGGCGGCGCGAGGTCTGGCAGATCGGCGCCACGCCGCCGCTGCCCGAATTGATGGTGCTGGGCGAGCTTGCCCAGACGGCGGCAGATGGCAACAGCGACATCGGCCTCGACGAGGTCGGCCAGATCCTGGCCGGCCGGTTCGTCGAAATCGTCTCGGGCAGGCCGCGCAAGCCGGCCACGCCCAATGCGCGCGACCGCCGCCGGGCAGTGGAGGCCGCGCTGTGGATCGACGACAATTCGCATCAAGAGATCGATCTCGAACAGGCCGCCAGGCAGGCGGGCCTCAGCCCGTTCCACTTCCTGCGGCTGTTCTCCAGCGTGCTCGGCGTCACCCCGCATCAATATCTGGTGCGCTCGCGGCTGCGGCACGCGGCACGGCTGCTCGCCGACGACGACATCGCGGTCACTGACGTCGCCTATGACGTCGGCTTCGGCGATCTCTCCAACTTCGTCCGCACCTTCCACCGCGCCGCCGGCGTATCGCCGACCAGGTTTCGCCAGGCCTCGAAGGGGATGCGCAAGATTCTCCAAGAGCAGCTTGCCCTCCATTGA
- a CDS encoding 2'-deoxycytidine 5'-triphosphate deaminase: protein MHLTPDEDPRLTFTVAPDANGILPDRMIAAMAEAGLIRPAYDFVESQIQPASLDLRLGDIAYRVRASFLPGPGATVAERIDELKLHEFSLADGAVLETNCVYIVPLLESLALPPEIVAAANPKSSTGRLDVFTRVIADGTRRFDMIGAGYHGPLYAEISPKTFPVLVREGSRLSQVRFRTGDAILNADELDGLHAAERLVDVDDADLSGGVAVSVDLSGEKAGGFVGYRAKRHTGVVDVDRRSGYAVEDFWEPMSARPDGSLILDPGEFYILASKEAVQVPPDYAAEMVPFDPLVGEFRVHYAGFFDPGFGYAGAGGQGARAVLEVRSREVPFILEHGQIVGRLVYEKMLARPDAMYGQRIGSNYQAQGLKLSKHFRV, encoded by the coding sequence ATGCATCTGACCCCTGATGAGGACCCCCGGTTGACGTTCACGGTCGCGCCCGACGCCAATGGTATCCTGCCCGACCGCATGATCGCGGCGATGGCGGAGGCGGGGCTCATCCGGCCCGCCTACGACTTCGTCGAGAGCCAGATCCAGCCGGCCAGCCTCGATCTGCGTCTCGGCGACATCGCCTATCGCGTCCGCGCCAGCTTCCTGCCGGGCCCCGGCGCCACCGTGGCCGAGCGCATCGACGAGTTGAAGCTGCACGAGTTCAGCCTCGCCGACGGCGCGGTGCTGGAGACCAACTGCGTCTACATCGTGCCGCTGCTGGAAAGCCTCGCGCTGCCGCCGGAGATCGTCGCCGCCGCGAATCCCAAGAGCTCCACCGGCCGGCTCGACGTCTTCACCCGCGTGATTGCCGACGGCACCCGCCGCTTCGACATGATCGGCGCCGGCTATCACGGTCCGCTCTATGCCGAGATCAGCCCGAAGACGTTCCCGGTGCTGGTGCGCGAGGGCTCGCGCCTCAGCCAGGTGCGCTTTCGCACCGGTGATGCCATCCTCAACGCCGACGAGCTCGACGGCTTGCACGCCGCCGAGCGTCTGGTCGATGTCGACGATGCCGATCTCTCCGGCGGCGTTGCCGTCTCAGTCGACCTGTCCGGCGAGAAAGCGGGCGGCTTCGTCGGTTATCGCGCCAAGCGCCACACCGGCGTCGTCGACGTCGATCGCCGCTCCGGCTACGCGGTGGAGGATTTCTGGGAGCCGATGTCGGCCCGTCCCGACGGCAGCCTGATCCTCGATCCCGGCGAGTTCTACATCCTCGCCTCCAAGGAAGCCGTGCAGGTGCCGCCCGACTACGCCGCGGAGATGGTGCCGTTCGATCCCCTGGTCGGCGAGTTTCGGGTGCATTACGCCGGATTCTTCGATCCCGGCTTCGGCTATGCCGGCGCCGGCGGACAGGGCGCGCGCGCCGTGCTGGAGGTGCGCTCGCGCGAAGTGCCGTTCATCCTCGAGCACGGCCAGATCGTCGGCCGTCTCGTCTACGAGAAGATGCTGGCCCGTCCTGATGCGATGTACGGCCAGCGTATCGGTTCCAACTACCAGGCCCAGGGCCTCAAACTATCGAAGCATTTTCGGGTGTAG
- a CDS encoding O-succinylhomoserine sulfhydrylase, with translation MSKSTANYRPETRLVHSGTLRSQYGETSEALFLTQGYVYDSAEQCEARFKGEDPGFIYSRYSNPTIAMFERRMIELEGAEAARSAATGMAAVTTAILAPLKAGDHVVASRALFGSCLYVVQDLLPRYGIETTLVDGLDLDQWQRALRPNTKTFFLESPTNPTLDVLDIPGIAEIAHKGGARLVVDNVFATPIWQSPLALGADVVVYSATKHIDGQGRCLGGIILSSEAFIAEHIHNFMRQTGPSISPFNAWVLLKGLETLGVRVRAQTETASRIAEVLASHPKISRLVYPGRADHPQAALVKKQMRGGSTLVGFEVKGGKAAAFRVLNALKLARISNNLGDAKSLVTHPATTTHQRLKPEDRAALGIGEGFIRFSAGLEHADDLIEDLTAALEKA, from the coding sequence ATGTCGAAGTCGACCGCCAACTACCGCCCCGAAACCCGCCTGGTTCATTCCGGCACCCTGCGCTCGCAATATGGCGAGACCTCGGAGGCGCTGTTCCTGACCCAGGGCTATGTCTACGACAGCGCCGAGCAATGCGAGGCGCGGTTCAAGGGCGAGGACCCCGGCTTCATCTATTCGCGCTATTCCAATCCCACCATCGCGATGTTCGAGCGCCGCATGATCGAGCTCGAAGGCGCCGAGGCCGCCCGCTCGGCGGCAACAGGCATGGCCGCGGTGACGACCGCGATCCTGGCGCCGCTCAAGGCCGGCGATCACGTCGTTGCCTCCCGCGCGCTGTTCGGCTCGTGCCTCTACGTCGTGCAGGACCTGTTGCCGCGCTACGGCATCGAGACCACGCTGGTCGACGGGCTCGATCTCGACCAATGGCAGCGCGCGCTGCGGCCCAACACCAAGACGTTCTTCCTGGAGAGCCCGACCAACCCGACACTCGACGTGCTCGACATTCCCGGGATCGCCGAGATCGCGCACAAGGGCGGTGCGCGGCTCGTCGTCGACAACGTGTTCGCAACCCCGATCTGGCAGAGCCCGCTCGCGCTCGGGGCCGACGTCGTGGTCTATTCCGCGACCAAGCACATCGACGGCCAGGGCCGCTGCCTCGGCGGCATCATCCTGTCCTCGGAAGCCTTCATCGCCGAGCACATCCACAATTTCATGCGCCAGACCGGGCCGTCGATCTCGCCGTTCAACGCCTGGGTCCTGCTCAAGGGCTTGGAGACGCTGGGCGTGCGGGTGCGCGCGCAGACCGAGACCGCTTCGCGCATCGCCGAGGTGCTGGCGAGCCACCCGAAGATTTCGCGGCTGGTCTATCCCGGCCGCGCCGATCATCCGCAGGCCGCACTGGTGAAAAAGCAGATGCGCGGCGGCTCGACCCTGGTCGGCTTCGAGGTCAAGGGCGGCAAGGCAGCCGCGTTCCGCGTGCTCAACGCGCTGAAGCTTGCGAGGATCTCAAACAATCTCGGCGATGCCAAGAGCCTCGTCACGCATCCGGCGACCACGACGCATCAGCGCCTGAAGCCGGAAGACCGCGCCGCGCTCGGCATCGGCGAAGGCTTCATTCGCTTCTCGGCAGGGCTCGAGCATGCCGACGATCTGATCGAGGACCTGACCGCGGCGCTGGAGAAGGCGTGA